Below is a window of Procambarus clarkii isolate CNS0578487 chromosome 19, FALCON_Pclarkii_2.0, whole genome shotgun sequence DNA.
GCATAGCTACAAGACCTCCACCTCCCTGAACCTTCAGCATAGCTACAAGACCTCCACCTCCCTGAACCTTCAGCATAGCTACAAGACCTCCACCTCCCTGAACCTTCAGCATAGCTACAAGACCTCCACCTCCCTGAACCTTCAGCATAGCTACAAGACCTCCACCTCTTTGAACCTTCAGCATAGCTACAAGACCTCCACCTCCTTGATCCTTCAGCATAGCTACAAGACCTCCACCTCCTTGATCCTTCAGCATAGCTACAAGACCTCCACCTCCCTGAACCTTCAGCATAGCTACAAGACCTCCACCTCCCTGAACCTTCAGCATAGCTACAAGACCTCCACCTCCCTGAACCTTCAGCATAGCTACAAGACCTCCACCTCCCTGAACCTTCAGCATAGCTACAAGACCTCCACCTCCCTGAACCTTCAGCATAGCTACAAGACCTCCACCTCCCTGAACCTTCAGCATAGCTACAAGACCTCCACCTCCCTGAACCTTCAGCATAGCTACAAGACCTCCACCTCTTTGAACCTTCAGCATAGCTACAAGACCTCCACCTCCCTGAACCTTCAGCATAACTACAAGACCTCCACCAACTTGAACCTTCAGCATAGCTACAAGACCTCCACCTCCCTGAACCTTCAGCATAGCT
It encodes the following:
- the LOC138366446 gene encoding WAG22 antigen-like, with the protein product MLKVQGGGGLVAMLKVQGGGGLVAMLKDQGGGGLVAMLKVQVGGGLVVMLKVQGGGGLVAMLKVQGGGGLVAMLKVQGGGGLVAMLKVQVGGGLVVMLKVQGGGGLVAMLKVQRGGGLVAMLKVQGGGGLVAMLKVQGGGGLVAMLKVQGGGGLVAMLKVQGGGGLVAMLKVQGGGGLVAMLKVQGGGGLVAMLKVQGGGGLVAMLKDQGGGGLVAMLKDQGGGGLVAMLKVQRGGGLVAMLKVQGGGGLVAMLKVQGGGGLVAMLKVQGGGGLVAMLKVQGGGGLVAMLKVQGGGGLVAMLKVQGGGGVVAMLKVQGGGGVVAMLKVQGGGGRVHSTLKAISFI